A part of Aquibium oceanicum genomic DNA contains:
- a CDS encoding ABC-F family ATP-binding cassette domain-containing protein, with the protein MAPPLLRLDDIRLTFGGTPLLDGASLSLSPGERVALVGRNGSGKSTLLKIAAGMVEPQDGEVFNQPSATVRYLRQAADMEGFATVRAYVEAGLGPADDSYRATYILENLGLTGEETPQTLSGGEARRAALARVLAPQPDVLLLDEPTNHLDLSVIEWLEEELARTSSAFVVISHDRRFLERVTRATVWLDRGQTRRLDKGFGHFEEWRDQVLEEEEREQHKLGRQIVREEHWLRYGVTARRKRNMRRLGDLQSMRAKFRSHRGAEGVAKMTASEAAESGKLVIETKGISKRFGELAIVNDFSTRIQRGDRIGLVGPNGVGKTTLLKMLTGELAPDKGSVRLGVNLEIATLDQRRAALDPEETLAHFLTDGRGETVVVNGEERHVVSYMKDFLFKPEQARTPVRELSGGEKARLLLARVLSRPANLLVLDEPTNDLDMETLDLLQELVSGFPGTVILVSHDRDFLDRTVTSTIAPEGDGRWVEYAGGYTDLLAQRGSARFERRGGQAKAPEPNSSAGAKPEAPAKAASKKLSYKQKFALETLPGKMETATAAIAKLEAKLADPQFFARDAAGFNRIAGELDKEREALSAMEEEWLELEMLREEIEGG; encoded by the coding sequence ATGGCGCCACCGCTTCTCCGTCTCGACGACATCCGCCTCACCTTCGGCGGCACGCCGCTCTTGGACGGCGCCTCGCTGTCGCTGTCGCCCGGCGAGCGCGTCGCGCTGGTCGGCCGCAACGGTTCGGGCAAGTCGACGCTGCTGAAGATCGCCGCCGGCATGGTCGAGCCGCAGGACGGCGAGGTCTTCAACCAGCCGAGCGCGACGGTCCGATACCTGCGCCAGGCGGCCGACATGGAGGGCTTCGCCACCGTGCGCGCCTATGTCGAGGCGGGGCTGGGACCGGCCGACGATTCCTACCGCGCCACCTACATCCTCGAAAACCTCGGGCTGACCGGCGAGGAGACGCCACAGACGCTTTCCGGTGGCGAAGCCCGACGAGCCGCGCTGGCGCGGGTGCTCGCCCCGCAGCCGGACGTGCTCCTGCTCGACGAGCCGACCAACCATCTCGATCTTTCGGTAATCGAGTGGCTGGAGGAGGAACTGGCACGCACCTCCTCGGCCTTCGTCGTCATCTCGCACGACCGGCGCTTCCTGGAGCGGGTGACCCGCGCCACCGTCTGGCTCGACCGCGGCCAGACCCGCCGCCTCGACAAGGGCTTCGGCCATTTCGAGGAATGGCGCGATCAGGTGCTGGAGGAGGAAGAGCGCGAGCAGCACAAGCTCGGCCGCCAGATCGTGCGAGAGGAGCACTGGCTGCGCTACGGCGTGACCGCGCGGCGCAAGCGCAACATGCGCCGCCTCGGCGACCTCCAGTCGATGCGGGCGAAGTTCCGCAGCCATCGCGGCGCGGAAGGCGTAGCCAAGATGACCGCAAGCGAGGCGGCCGAGAGCGGCAAGCTCGTCATAGAGACGAAAGGCATCTCGAAGCGCTTCGGCGAGCTTGCCATCGTGAACGACTTCTCCACCCGCATCCAGCGCGGCGACCGCATCGGCCTCGTGGGACCGAACGGCGTCGGCAAGACGACGCTGCTGAAGATGTTGACCGGCGAACTCGCGCCAGACAAGGGCAGCGTCCGGCTCGGCGTCAACCTCGAGATCGCGACGCTCGACCAGCGCCGCGCCGCACTCGATCCCGAGGAAACGCTGGCGCACTTCCTGACCGACGGGCGCGGCGAGACGGTGGTCGTCAACGGCGAAGAGCGTCACGTCGTCTCCTACATGAAGGACTTCCTGTTCAAGCCCGAGCAGGCGCGCACGCCGGTGCGCGAACTCTCGGGCGGCGAGAAGGCGCGGCTGCTCCTTGCCCGCGTCCTGTCGCGCCCAGCCAACCTGCTGGTGCTCGACGAGCCGACCAACGACCTCGACATGGAGACGCTCGACCTGTTGCAGGAACTCGTCTCGGGTTTCCCGGGCACCGTGATCCTTGTCAGCCACGACCGCGACTTCCTCGACCGGACGGTCACCAGCACCATCGCGCCGGAGGGCGACGGGCGCTGGGTCGAATATGCCGGCGGATACACCGACCTGCTCGCCCAGCGCGGCAGCGCCCGCTTCGAGCGACGCGGCGGACAGGCCAAGGCGCCGGAGCCGAATTCCTCCGCGGGCGCCAAGCCGGAGGCTCCGGCGAAAGCCGCGTCGAAGAAGCTCTCTTACAAGCAGAAGTTCGCGCTGGAGACCCTGCCGGGGAAGATGGAAACAGCCACCGCCGCCATAGCGAAGCTGGAAGCGAAGCTCGCCGATCCGCAGTTCTTCGCCCGCGACGCGGCGGGGTTCAACAGGATCGCCGGGGAACTCGACAAGGAGCGCGAAGCCCTTTCCGCCATGGAAGAGGAATGGCTGGAGCTGGAGATGCTGCGCGAGGAGATCGAGGGCGGGTAG
- a CDS encoding LysR family transcriptional regulator translates to MNWDDVRVFLAVARAGQILGAARRLELNHATVSRRVAALEESLKTKLFRRLTTGSELTEAGERFFVIAERMEADMIAARAEIAGEGDEIAGTVRIGAPDGFGVAFLAPRLGELTTLHRDLSIQLVPVPRSFSLSRREADIAITVERPTEGRLVAAKLVDYSLGLFASRTYAEENGLPSSPGELTRHRLVGYVGDLTVSPSLDYAAEFDPAWDARFQVSSAIGQTEAVRAGAGIGILHTFIARMHDDLVPVAAAPPIRRAYWLVYHETVRPLRRIQIVSAFISAEVEKARALFV, encoded by the coding sequence ATGAACTGGGACGACGTGAGGGTCTTCCTCGCCGTGGCGCGGGCCGGCCAGATTCTCGGCGCGGCGCGGCGGCTCGAACTCAACCATGCGACGGTGTCGCGCCGCGTCGCAGCCCTGGAGGAGAGCCTGAAGACCAAGCTGTTCCGGCGGCTGACGACGGGCAGCGAACTCACCGAGGCCGGCGAGCGGTTCTTCGTCATCGCCGAGCGAATGGAAGCCGACATGATCGCCGCGCGCGCCGAGATCGCGGGCGAGGGCGACGAGATCGCCGGAACGGTGCGCATCGGCGCGCCGGACGGTTTCGGCGTCGCCTTCCTCGCGCCGCGGCTTGGCGAACTCACGACATTGCACCGGGATCTCTCGATCCAGCTCGTTCCGGTGCCGCGCTCCTTCTCCCTGTCGCGGCGGGAGGCCGACATCGCCATCACCGTCGAGCGCCCGACCGAAGGCCGGCTCGTCGCGGCGAAGCTGGTCGACTACTCGCTCGGGCTCTTCGCCTCCCGGACATACGCGGAGGAGAACGGGCTCCCGTCTTCGCCCGGCGAACTGACCCGCCACCGCCTCGTCGGCTATGTCGGCGACCTGACCGTCAGCCCGAGCCTCGACTACGCCGCCGAGTTCGATCCCGCCTGGGACGCGCGGTTCCAGGTCTCTTCGGCTATCGGCCAGACCGAGGCTGTGCGCGCTGGCGCCGGTATCGGCATCCTGCACACCTTCATCGCGCGCATGCACGACGACCTCGTCCCGGTCGCCGCCGCGCCGCCGATCCGCCGCGCCTACTGGCTGGTCTACCACGAGACGGTGCGGCCGCTCCGCCGCATCCAGATCGTCTCGGCCTTCATCAGCGCCGAAGTGGAGAAGGCGAGGGCGCTCTTCGTTTAG